Proteins encoded in a region of the Roseomonas haemaphysalidis genome:
- a CDS encoding cytochrome o ubiquinol oxidase subunit IV, which translates to MTSPRLERTETLLYVTGYLLALMLTCAAFALVWLQWMSGRAAFFTVLGLGLVQMLVHFRCFLHIDLKRNARPDLLLLLFSSLIILLMVGGTLVVLFNLHHRMM; encoded by the coding sequence ATGACGTCGCCGCGCCTGGAGCGGACGGAGACGCTGCTCTACGTCACCGGCTATCTGCTGGCCCTGATGCTGACCTGCGCGGCCTTTGCCCTGGTCTGGTTGCAGTGGATGTCAGGCCGGGCCGCTTTTTTCACGGTGCTTGGCCTCGGTCTGGTGCAGATGCTGGTGCATTTCCGATGCTTCCTGCACATCGACCTGAAGCGGAACGCCCGCCCCGACCTGCTGCTCCTGCTGTTTTCCTCGCTGATCATTCTGCTGATGGTCGGCGGCACGCTGGTGGTGCTGTTCAACCTGCACCACCGGATGATGTAG
- a CDS encoding glycosyltransferase: MRIAILAHVRQPIAEPFMGGMEAHSWNLAAGLRARGHEVVLFASGDSDARFTLDPVLHEHYERTFPWAEHKGSAPLIAHVDAGYAGACERIVAGDFDVVHNNSLHRFPLRLAADHGVPTVTSLHVPPFDALHWFVKASDAPRHRLTVTSASQLHAWWPDGAPAGAGILHNGIDIAAWPFTPQGDGSLAWSGRITANKGTHLAVQAARRAGLSLTLYGAIEEQSYWEAEVAPWLGERIRYGGHLGGTELAEAMGRASAFLFTPCWDEPFGLVAAEAMACGLPVASTDMGAAREVIAEAGVFVPPGDVAALADALPAALAIPRHVPHARASGMFARDLWLDRCEALYDEVVAA, encoded by the coding sequence GTGAGGATCGCCATTCTGGCGCATGTCCGCCAGCCGATCGCCGAACCGTTCATGGGCGGCATGGAGGCCCATAGCTGGAACCTCGCCGCCGGGCTGCGCGCGCGCGGGCACGAGGTGGTGCTGTTCGCCAGCGGCGACAGCGACGCGCGCTTCACCCTCGACCCCGTACTGCACGAGCACTACGAGCGGACCTTCCCCTGGGCCGAGCACAAGGGCAGCGCGCCGTTGATCGCGCATGTGGATGCCGGCTACGCGGGCGCCTGCGAGCGCATCGTGGCCGGCGACTTCGACGTGGTGCACAACAACAGCCTGCACCGCTTTCCGCTGCGGCTGGCCGCCGACCACGGCGTGCCCACCGTGACATCCCTGCACGTGCCGCCATTCGACGCACTGCACTGGTTCGTCAAGGCCAGCGACGCCCCGCGGCACCGGCTGACGGTCACCTCGGCCAGCCAGTTGCACGCCTGGTGGCCGGATGGCGCGCCGGCCGGCGCCGGGATCCTGCACAACGGCATTGACATCGCCGCCTGGCCGTTCACGCCGCAGGGCGATGGCAGCCTGGCATGGAGCGGCCGCATCACGGCCAACAAGGGCACGCACCTCGCGGTGCAGGCGGCGCGGCGGGCCGGGCTTTCGCTGACGCTGTACGGCGCGATCGAGGAGCAATCCTACTGGGAAGCCGAGGTCGCGCCGTGGCTCGGCGAGCGCATCCGCTACGGCGGCCATCTCGGCGGCACGGAGCTGGCGGAGGCGATGGGACGGGCCTCGGCCTTTCTGTTCACGCCGTGCTGGGACGAGCCCTTCGGGCTGGTGGCCGCCGAGGCCATGGCCTGCGGCCTGCCGGTGGCCAGCACGGACATGGGCGCGGCGCGCGAGGTGATCGCCGAAGCCGGTGTATTCGTGCCCCCCGGCGACGTGGCGGCCCTGGCCGACGCCCTGCCTGCGGCCCTGGCCATTCCCCGCCACGTGCCCCACGCGCGGGCATCCGGCATGTTCGCCCGCGACCTTTGGCTCGACCGGTGCGAAGCGCTGTACGATGAGGTCGTCGCCGCCTAG
- a CDS encoding galactosyltransferase-related protein has translation MHSVSIVTLAGGRPEHLCNLVLGIAQQSQLPVELIVGVMQDAPYVLPDAPFPIRQMPVEGGTLPLAAARNAAARAATGDVLVFLDMDCIPAPGLVADYAAALQELDGLLMGEVMYLPGGATAGGLDFDGFARVAVRHSDRRGPPPQGIERCEDYRCFWSLNFAMRRDRFLATGGFDERYAGYGGEDTDFGKGLDGLGVPIAWLKGGLAYHQYHPHHMPPVHHLDSVVRNAQLFETKWGYRTMGHWLHAFRLMGLIDDAPGRPIRILRRPGPDDLALTGQQSDQPYANTARVIRLLEQRQAAAAPISA, from the coding sequence ATGCACAGCGTTTCGATCGTGACCCTGGCCGGCGGACGGCCGGAGCACCTCTGCAACCTCGTGCTCGGCATCGCGCAACAAAGCCAGCTTCCGGTCGAGCTGATCGTGGGCGTGATGCAGGATGCGCCCTACGTGCTGCCGGACGCGCCCTTTCCCATCCGCCAGATGCCCGTGGAGGGTGGCACGCTGCCGTTGGCCGCCGCGCGCAACGCCGCCGCCCGCGCGGCGACCGGCGACGTGCTGGTTTTTCTGGACATGGACTGCATCCCGGCGCCCGGGCTGGTGGCCGACTACGCGGCGGCCCTGCAGGAACTGGACGGGCTGCTGATGGGCGAGGTGATGTACCTGCCCGGCGGTGCCACGGCGGGCGGCCTGGACTTCGACGGCTTCGCCCGGGTCGCCGTGCGCCATTCCGACCGGCGCGGCCCGCCGCCCCAGGGCATCGAGCGCTGCGAGGACTACCGCTGCTTCTGGTCGCTGAACTTCGCCATGCGGCGCGACCGGTTCCTGGCCACCGGCGGCTTCGACGAGCGCTACGCCGGCTATGGTGGCGAGGACACGGATTTCGGCAAGGGGCTGGATGGCCTGGGCGTGCCCATCGCATGGCTGAAGGGTGGCCTCGCCTACCATCAGTACCACCCGCACCACATGCCGCCGGTGCACCACCTGGACAGCGTCGTTCGCAACGCGCAGCTGTTCGAAACCAAGTGGGGCTACCGGACCATGGGGCACTGGCTGCATGCCTTCCGCCTGATGGGGCTGATCGACGACGCGCCGGGCCGGCCCATCCGCATCCTGCGCCGCCCGGGGCCGGATGACCTGGCACTGACCGGTCAGCAAAGTGACCAGCCCTACGCCAATACCGCCCGCGTGATCCGCCTGCTGGAACAGCGCCAGGCCGCCGCGGCGCCGATCTCGGCGTGA
- a CDS encoding cbb3-type cytochrome c oxidase subunit I: MTDTDIWQILFGKLSWGALPFVRAWQDPSLSEIIGAGAGAAVILGAAGAIVVITWLRAWRYLWTEWFTSLDHKKIGIMYVALAGVMLLRALIEAVLMRVHQSMAVNAPGIVQPEHFAQLFSTHGSIMIFFMAMPFLTGLINYVMPLQIGSRDMAFPYLNSVGFWLTAGGAGLMMVSLVVGAFSTGGWSGYPPYTELAYSGGPGPDYWIWAVTLSSLGSMTVGINVACTIYKFRAPGLHFLRMPMFCWTSLCTAILMIFAMPPLTVATLLLAADRYMGMHFFTDDLGGNMMNYVNLFWLFGHPEVYILILPAFGVYSEVISAFSSKELYGYKSLVLATMAIAVLSFTVWLHHFFTMGQSASVNAAFGIATMTIGVPTGVKIYDWIWTMFRGEVRFTPPMVLSIAFMMTFVIGGFTGIILATPPLDFMVHNTVFLVAHFHNMLIPGLLYGMLAGYMFWFPKAFGFRLDERWGWISAGCWIGGFYLAFFPLYVLGAAGMARRTQQVFDPAFRPWLFAALLGALLLLAGLMSLFVQLVVSIRRRHAYAVPVGDPWDARGLEWSVSAPPPEWNFATIPQVGNLDPFYWRKRNHGAYRPADHYHDIEMPKPSACGVLIGIAAATCCFGLVWRIWWMAALFGAAVLAVVILRSFMRDVTRIIPAAEVEAVDRRWLARAAAAHPVPRQLETTTQNRGLAKWMS; this comes from the coding sequence ATGACTGACACCGACATCTGGCAGATCCTGTTCGGCAAGCTGAGCTGGGGGGCGCTGCCCTTTGTCCGTGCCTGGCAGGACCCGAGCCTGAGCGAGATCATCGGCGCCGGCGCCGGGGCCGCCGTGATCCTCGGCGCCGCCGGGGCTATCGTGGTGATCACCTGGCTGCGGGCCTGGCGGTACCTGTGGACCGAATGGTTCACCAGCCTGGACCACAAGAAGATCGGCATCATGTACGTCGCCCTGGCCGGGGTGATGCTGCTGCGGGCGCTGATCGAGGCGGTGCTGATGCGCGTGCATCAGTCCATGGCGGTCAATGCACCGGGCATCGTGCAGCCAGAGCATTTCGCGCAGCTGTTCAGCACGCACGGCTCCATCATGATCTTCTTCATGGCAATGCCGTTCCTCACCGGCCTGATCAACTACGTGATGCCATTGCAGATCGGCTCGCGCGACATGGCCTTTCCTTACCTCAACTCGGTGGGCTTCTGGCTCACGGCGGGGGGGGCGGGGCTGATGATGGTGTCCCTGGTGGTGGGTGCGTTCTCCACCGGCGGCTGGAGCGGCTATCCGCCTTATACCGAGCTGGCCTACAGCGGCGGGCCGGGGCCGGACTACTGGATCTGGGCGGTGACGCTGTCCTCGCTGGGCTCCATGACGGTGGGCATCAACGTCGCCTGCACCATCTATAAGTTCCGCGCGCCGGGCCTGCACTTCCTGCGGATGCCGATGTTCTGCTGGACCTCGCTCTGCACCGCCATCCTGATGATCTTCGCCATGCCGCCGCTGACGGTCGCCACCCTGCTGCTCGCCGCCGACCGATACATGGGCATGCACTTCTTCACCGACGATCTCGGTGGCAACATGATGAACTACGTCAACCTGTTCTGGCTGTTCGGCCACCCGGAGGTCTACATCCTGATCCTGCCGGCCTTTGGCGTATATTCCGAGGTCATCTCCGCCTTCTCCTCCAAGGAACTCTACGGCTACAAGTCGCTGGTGCTGGCGACCATGGCCATCGCGGTGCTGTCCTTCACCGTGTGGCTGCACCACTTCTTCACCATGGGGCAGAGCGCCAGCGTCAACGCCGCTTTCGGCATCGCCACCATGACCATCGGCGTGCCCACGGGCGTCAAGATCTATGACTGGATCTGGACCATGTTCCGTGGCGAGGTCCGCTTCACGCCGCCCATGGTGCTGTCGATCGCCTTCATGATGACCTTTGTGATCGGTGGCTTCACCGGCATCATCCTGGCCACGCCGCCGCTGGATTTCATGGTGCACAACACGGTGTTCCTGGTGGCGCATTTCCACAACATGCTGATCCCCGGCCTGCTGTACGGCATGCTCGCCGGCTACATGTTCTGGTTTCCCAAGGCCTTCGGCTTCCGCCTGGACGAGCGTTGGGGCTGGATCAGCGCCGGCTGCTGGATCGGCGGCTTCTACCTGGCCTTCTTCCCGCTCTACGTGCTGGGCGCGGCCGGCATGGCGCGGCGCACGCAGCAGGTGTTCGACCCCGCCTTCCGCCCCTGGCTGTTCGCCGCCCTACTGGGCGCGCTGCTGCTGCTCGCCGGCCTGATGTCGCTGTTCGTGCAGCTGGTCGTTTCGATCCGCCGCCGCCATGCCTATGCCGTGCCGGTGGGCGACCCCTGGGACGCGCGCGGCCTGGAATGGTCGGTATCCGCACCGCCGCCGGAATGGAACTTCGCCACCATCCCGCAGGTCGGCAACCTCGACCCCTTCTACTGGCGCAAGCGCAACCACGGGGCCTACCGCCCGGCCGACCATTACCACGACATCGAGATGCCGAAGCCCAGCGCCTGCGGCGTGTTGATCGGCATCGCCGCGGCCACCTGCTGCTTCGGGCTGGTGTGGCGCATCTGGTGGATGGCCGCGCTGTTCGGGGCCGCCGTGCTGGCCGTCGTCATCTTGCGCTCCTTCATGCGCGACGTGACGCGCATCATTCCAGCCGCGGAGGTCGAGGCGGTGGACCGGCGCTGGCTGGCCCGCGCCGCGGCCGCCCACCCGGTGCCGCGCCAGCTCGAAACAACGACGCAGAACCGGGGGCTCGCCAAATGGATGTCCTAG
- a CDS encoding COX aromatic rich motif-containing protein, producing MTGRSARAGRCCGALATALLLGGCDVLDRGFLSPAGPIASAIRDEFVLVCLIMLFVVVPVLLLVPLIAWHYRLSNTHNAYRPQWGFSWPLEGFIWIPPVLIVIVLSVFLWRSTHRLDPYKPLPGEAITVQAIAADWKWIFIYPEQGVASVNRLVIPAGQPVHLDLTSATVMQSLMMPRLAGQIYAMAGMRTQLNFAADMPGSFRGENTQFNGAGFQQQKFEVASLDREGFARWLAEARAQPGRLDAAAYQGLSRRSVLPRPLLFGAVEPGLFDRVLSLEQPSGHALDLQRLPPRPLPMDTHQDMPQHHD from the coding sequence ATGACGGGGCGCTCCGCCCGCGCCGGGCGGTGTTGCGGCGCGCTGGCCACGGCGCTGCTGCTGGGCGGCTGTGATGTGCTGGACCGGGGCTTCCTGTCGCCCGCGGGCCCGATCGCCTCGGCCATCCGCGACGAATTCGTCCTGGTCTGCCTGATCATGCTGTTCGTGGTGGTGCCGGTGCTGCTGCTGGTGCCGCTGATCGCCTGGCACTACCGCCTGTCCAACACCCACAACGCCTACCGGCCGCAATGGGGGTTCAGCTGGCCGCTGGAAGGCTTCATCTGGATCCCGCCGGTGCTGATCGTGATCGTGCTGTCGGTGTTCCTGTGGCGCAGCACGCACCGGCTGGACCCCTACAAGCCACTGCCGGGCGAGGCCATCACGGTGCAGGCCATCGCGGCGGACTGGAAATGGATCTTCATCTATCCCGAGCAGGGAGTGGCCAGCGTGAACCGGCTGGTCATCCCGGCCGGCCAGCCCGTCCACCTCGACCTGACCAGCGCCACGGTGATGCAGTCGCTGATGATGCCCCGGCTGGCGGGTCAGATCTACGCCATGGCCGGCATGCGCACGCAGCTCAACTTCGCGGCCGACATGCCCGGCAGCTTCCGCGGTGAGAACACGCAGTTCAACGGCGCGGGCTTCCAGCAGCAGAAGTTCGAGGTCGCGTCGCTGGACCGCGAGGGCTTCGCGCGCTGGCTGGCCGAGGCACGGGCGCAGCCTGGGCGGCTGGACGCGGCGGCATACCAGGGCTTGTCGCGACGTTCCGTGCTGCCGCGCCCGCTGCTGTTCGGGGCGGTGGAACCTGGATTGTTTGACCGCGTCCTGTCGCTGGAGCAGCCCAGCGGCCACGCGCTGGACCTGCAGCGCCTGCCGCCCCGCCCCTTGCCGATGGACACCCACCAGGACATGCCCCAACACCATGACTGA
- a CDS encoding GMC oxidoreductase codes for MIQERYDVVIVGSGPGGGTMAWKLAQSGKRILLIERGDYLKRERENWDTRAVFAEGRYQAPETWASSSGDHFHPGLHYFVGGNSKVYGAALFRLRQEDFGAVRHPNGVSPEWPVKYDTFEPYYQAAEELFQVRGQRGEDPTEPPAPRGYAHPPIRHEPRIQQLADDLAGEGLHPFHLPIGGLMEQDETGAATPHSPLLRCDPFDGYPSLTNGKADAQIICVDPALKQHPNLTLLRKAYVERLLTDPAGRTVTGVETVVDGQRHVIQGDLVVVACGALSSALLFLRSATDAHPDGLANRSGQVGRNYMRHNNATVLAISRAPNPTEFQKTLGLNDFYHAHDRSPANPHDFPLGHIQMVGKSDGTQIEAEGLPSFLQWLPEKPFGWIAEHSIDFWLTSEDLPRQENRIFYRDGQVHLDLTPTNMQAHHLLRETLRQICDKTDIHPHLFNRTLYLGKNTPIGGTAHQSGTLVFGEDPAASVLDLDCKAHGIDNLYVTDASFFPSIGAVNPTLTIIANALRVADVIAGRWA; via the coding sequence ATGATCCAGGAACGCTACGACGTGGTGATCGTCGGCTCTGGCCCGGGCGGCGGCACCATGGCCTGGAAGCTGGCGCAAAGCGGCAAGCGCATCCTGCTGATCGAGCGTGGCGACTACCTGAAGCGCGAGCGGGAAAACTGGGACACCCGCGCGGTGTTCGCCGAGGGCCGCTATCAGGCGCCCGAAACCTGGGCCTCCTCCTCCGGCGACCACTTCCATCCGGGGCTGCACTACTTCGTGGGTGGCAATTCCAAGGTCTATGGCGCCGCGCTGTTCCGGCTGCGGCAGGAGGATTTTGGCGCGGTGCGCCACCCGAATGGCGTATCCCCGGAATGGCCGGTCAAGTACGACACCTTCGAGCCGTATTACCAAGCGGCCGAGGAACTGTTCCAAGTGCGTGGCCAGCGCGGCGAGGACCCCACGGAGCCGCCCGCCCCGCGCGGCTACGCCCACCCCCCCATCCGCCACGAGCCGCGCATCCAGCAACTGGCGGACGACCTGGCCGGCGAGGGGCTGCACCCGTTCCACCTGCCGATCGGCGGGCTGATGGAGCAGGACGAAACGGGCGCGGCCACGCCGCATTCCCCCCTGCTGCGCTGCGACCCGTTCGATGGCTACCCCAGCCTGACCAACGGCAAGGCCGACGCGCAGATCATCTGCGTCGACCCTGCCCTGAAGCAACATCCGAACCTGACGCTGCTGCGCAAAGCCTATGTGGAACGCCTGCTGACCGACCCGGCCGGGCGGACCGTGACGGGGGTGGAAACCGTGGTGGACGGGCAGCGGCACGTGATCCAGGGCGACCTGGTGGTGGTGGCCTGCGGCGCGCTGTCCTCGGCCCTGCTGTTTCTGCGCTCGGCCACCGATGCGCATCCGGACGGGCTGGCCAACCGCTCGGGGCAGGTGGGGCGCAACTACATGCGGCACAACAACGCGACCGTGCTGGCCATCTCCCGCGCCCCCAATCCGACTGAATTCCAGAAGACGCTGGGGCTGAACGACTTCTACCACGCGCATGACCGCAGCCCCGCCAACCCGCATGACTTTCCGCTCGGCCATATCCAGATGGTCGGCAAGTCGGACGGCACGCAGATCGAGGCGGAGGGGCTGCCAAGCTTCCTGCAATGGCTGCCGGAAAAGCCCTTCGGCTGGATCGCGGAACATTCGATCGACTTCTGGCTGACGTCGGAAGACCTGCCGCGCCAGGAAAACCGTATCTTCTACCGCGACGGGCAGGTGCATCTGGACCTGACGCCCACCAATATGCAGGCGCATCACCTGCTGCGCGAAACCCTGCGGCAGATCTGCGACAAGACCGACATCCACCCCCACCTGTTCAACCGCACCCTGTACCTGGGCAAGAACACGCCGATCGGTGGCACTGCCCACCAGTCCGGCACCCTGGTCTTCGGCGAGGACCCGGCGGCATCCGTGCTGGACCTGGATTGCAAGGCCCACGGCATCGACAACCTTTACGTGACGGATGCCAGCTTCTTTCCGTCCATCGGCGCCGTGAACCCGACGCTGACCATCATCGCCAACGCCTTGCGGGTGGCCGACGTCATCGCCGGCCGCTGGGCATGA
- a CDS encoding VOC family protein produces the protein MSIAAVLLRCPDPQATAAFYARAFGCGLTEGPALRLGSQRLLLRPAAGTARRDFAGFEAGFQHCAIVVPDMASAMRHLVTVPGWTAISRHGPERLPLSSGGATAFKFRDPDGHPLELLQFPPDAVPPAWRGATALFAGIDHSAISIADTARSVAFYNTLGFVADATQLNHGPEQARLDGLDEAVVEVTALRPGTGGPPHLELLCYRRPVPVPAAAAASSAAATAVLLHGQEQATTDPDGHRLCPASPDLAGSA, from the coding sequence GTGAGCATCGCCGCCGTTCTGCTGCGTTGCCCGGACCCGCAGGCCACGGCGGCGTTCTATGCCCGCGCCTTCGGCTGCGGACTCACGGAAGGGCCGGCGTTGCGGCTGGGCAGCCAGCGGCTGCTGCTCCGCCCGGCGGCGGGCACGGCGCGCCGCGACTTCGCGGGCTTCGAGGCGGGCTTTCAGCATTGCGCCATCGTGGTGCCGGACATGGCGTCGGCGATGCGCCACCTGGTTACCGTTCCTGGCTGGACCGCGATCTCCCGCCATGGGCCGGAGCGGCTGCCCCTTTCATCCGGCGGCGCCACGGCCTTCAAGTTCCGCGACCCGGACGGGCATCCGCTGGAGCTGCTGCAATTCCCGCCGGACGCCGTGCCCCCGGCCTGGCGGGGTGCAACGGCCCTGTTCGCGGGCATCGACCATTCGGCCATCAGCATCGCCGATACCGCCCGCAGCGTCGCCTTCTACAACACCCTGGGCTTTGTGGCCGACGCCACGCAGCTGAACCATGGCCCGGAACAGGCACGGCTGGACGGGCTGGACGAGGCGGTGGTGGAAGTGACCGCCTTGCGGCCCGGCACCGGCGGCCCGCCGCACCTGGAACTGTTGTGCTACCGCCGGCCGGTGCCGGTGCCCGCCGCCGCCGCGGCGAGCAGTGCGGCGGCCACCGCCGTGCTGCTGCATGGGCAGGAGCAGGCCACGACCGACCCCGATGGACACCGCCTGTGCCCGGCATCCCCGGACCTCGCCGGAAGTGCCTAG
- a CDS encoding cytochrome c oxidase subunit 3 yields the protein MDVLGAERRHVGLNLANDPRDTSQHAESDVFGFWIFLMSDAVVFALLFAIYGTMLGATAGGPGAADVAKIGPAFAETLILLTSSFTFGMASIALKRDHRSRRLVLWLLATLALGLAFMAMEVNDFVGMAADGATAGRSGFLSAFHVLVGMHGLHVAAGIVWLLVMLAQLALLGKDEKVKVNLVRLSLFWHFLDIVWIAIFSVVYLQALIPPGGTP from the coding sequence ATGGATGTCCTAGGGGCGGAACGCCGCCATGTCGGCCTGAACCTCGCCAACGACCCGCGCGACACCAGCCAGCACGCGGAAAGCGACGTCTTCGGGTTCTGGATCTTCCTGATGAGCGACGCGGTGGTCTTCGCGCTGCTGTTCGCCATCTACGGCACGATGCTGGGTGCCACCGCGGGCGGGCCCGGTGCCGCGGACGTGGCCAAGATCGGTCCGGCCTTCGCGGAAACGCTGATCCTGCTCACCTCCTCCTTCACCTTCGGCATGGCGTCCATCGCGCTGAAGCGCGACCACCGATCCCGCCGGCTGGTGCTGTGGCTGCTGGCAACGCTTGCCCTCGGACTGGCCTTCATGGCGATGGAGGTGAATGACTTCGTGGGCATGGCGGCGGATGGCGCGACGGCCGGCCGCAGCGGGTTTCTGTCGGCGTTCCATGTTCTGGTGGGCATGCACGGCCTGCACGTCGCCGCCGGCATCGTCTGGTTGCTGGTGATGCTGGCTCAGCTCGCTCTGCTGGGAAAGGACGAGAAGGTGAAGGTCAACCTGGTGCGGCTGTCACTGTTCTGGCACTTCCTCGACATCGTCTGGATCGCGATCTTTTCCGTCGTCTACCTGCAGGCGCTGATCCCGCCGGGGGGCACGCCATGA
- a CDS encoding cupin domain-containing protein, translating to MSDPSPTVPYWHLYTDADGVSRHRRCHMTEFELKSMQPPAAPQWQGRKHHDGMTVMVTVQPVGWQGAWHENPSPQWIIPLSGRWFVEAMDGSRVEMGPGEISFGEDQGCRERDGRKGHLSGTVGDAPAVLMVVQFDSRRDATTPCRFG from the coding sequence ATGAGCGATCCCAGCCCCACCGTGCCCTACTGGCACCTCTACACCGACGCGGACGGCGTCAGCCGGCATCGGCGTTGCCACATGACGGAGTTCGAGCTGAAGTCCATGCAGCCCCCGGCGGCACCGCAATGGCAGGGCCGCAAGCACCATGACGGCATGACCGTGATGGTGACGGTGCAGCCGGTGGGGTGGCAGGGCGCGTGGCATGAGAACCCATCCCCGCAATGGATCATCCCGCTGTCCGGCCGCTGGTTCGTGGAAGCGATGGATGGCAGCCGCGTGGAAATGGGCCCGGGCGAGATTTCCTTCGGCGAGGACCAGGGTTGCCGGGAACGGGATGGCCGCAAGGGCCACCTGTCCGGCACGGTGGGCGACGCGCCGGCGGTCCTGATGGTGGTGCAGTTCGACAGCCGCCGGGATGCCACCACCCCCTGCCGCTTCGGCTAG
- a CDS encoding DoxX family protein — translation MSLDDLAVLLSRCALVLLFLPFSALDKLLNFRGAVTQAKQAVAMPALAGAMVLLGLATEVLCSLSLLTGVADRLGAVVLAGYCAVTALLFKRFWAAPDFRLRGPSQGRDVFWDFLKNIALAGALVALALSGGVGLRGLLADPLSSTHPYQHRTLP, via the coding sequence ATGAGCCTCGATGACCTCGCCGTCCTTTTGTCGCGCTGCGCCCTGGTGCTGCTGTTTCTGCCGTTCAGCGCACTGGACAAGCTGCTGAACTTCCGTGGCGCCGTGACGCAGGCCAAGCAGGCGGTGGCCATGCCCGCCCTGGCGGGGGCGATGGTGCTGCTCGGCCTGGCGACGGAAGTGCTGTGCTCTCTGTCGCTGCTGACCGGCGTGGCCGACCGGCTCGGTGCGGTGGTGCTGGCCGGCTACTGCGCCGTCACCGCGCTGCTGTTCAAGCGCTTCTGGGCGGCGCCGGATTTCCGCCTGCGCGGGCCCAGCCAGGGGCGGGACGTGTTCTGGGACTTCCTCAAGAACATCGCCCTGGCGGGCGCTCTGGTGGCCCTGGCGCTCAGCGGCGGCGTGGGGCTGCGAGGGCTGCTGGCCGACCCGCTGTCCTCCACCCATCCCTACCAGCACCGGACCCTGCCATGA
- a CDS encoding SMP-30/gluconolactonase/LRE family protein yields MAEPGFLPHDPRFRKLVLDNAPVEKLAEGFRWVEGLVWMGDWNALLFQDLPRDRTMLWSEATGLSVWRQPSGKANGQARDRQGRIVLCSNLARAVQRVEHDGSLTTLADRFEGHRLNSPNDVVVRSDGSIWFTDPVYGIANDYEGLRQPSELRPAVYRLPAEGGPLVRVSDAFDGPNGLAFSPDERLLYVAETGDQTRLDPVQVLRVLPLSANGAVCGPLRDFHKVDPGYTDGMAVDEDGNIWSSAADGVHCIAPDGTLLGRILLPARVSNLCFGGGPQRNRLFIGASHALYAVFLNRRGATWP; encoded by the coding sequence ATGGCCGAGCCCGGCTTCCTGCCGCACGACCCGCGCTTCCGGAAGCTGGTGCTGGACAACGCGCCGGTGGAAAAGCTGGCCGAAGGGTTCCGCTGGGTGGAGGGGCTGGTGTGGATGGGCGACTGGAACGCCCTCCTGTTCCAGGACCTGCCGCGTGACCGCACCATGCTGTGGAGCGAGGCCACCGGCCTTTCGGTGTGGCGCCAGCCCTCCGGCAAGGCCAACGGCCAGGCACGCGACCGGCAGGGCCGGATCGTGCTGTGCAGCAACCTGGCACGCGCGGTGCAGCGGGTGGAGCATGACGGCAGCCTGACCACCCTGGCCGACCGCTTCGAGGGTCATCGGCTGAATTCGCCCAACGACGTGGTGGTGCGCTCCGACGGCAGCATCTGGTTCACCGACCCGGTCTATGGCATCGCGAACGACTACGAGGGCCTGCGGCAGCCCAGCGAGCTGCGCCCGGCCGTGTACCGCCTGCCGGCGGAAGGTGGCCCGCTGGTCAGGGTGTCGGACGCCTTTGATGGCCCGAACGGCCTCGCCTTCTCGCCCGACGAGCGGCTGCTTTACGTCGCCGAAACGGGTGACCAGACGCGGCTTGACCCGGTGCAGGTGCTGCGGGTGCTGCCTTTGTCGGCCAATGGCGCGGTGTGCGGCCCGCTCCGGGATTTCCACAAGGTCGACCCCGGCTACACGGATGGCATGGCGGTGGACGAGGACGGGAACATTTGGTCCAGCGCCGCCGACGGCGTGCATTGCATCGCCCCCGATGGCACGCTGCTGGGGCGCATCCTGCTGCCGGCGCGGGTGTCCAACCTGTGCTTCGGCGGCGGGCCGCAACGCAACCGGCTGTTCATCGGCGCCTCGCATGCGCTGTACGCGGTGTTCCTGAACCGGCGGGGCGCCACGTGGCCGTGA